The following are encoded in a window of Pseudomonas graminis genomic DNA:
- a CDS encoding flavohemoglobin expression-modulating QEGLA motif protein, which produces MDEYQQTIRTLSDRIVVAQTPIRVLDAVKWDDNIRKTFLDGKGKHLPEVDRAYYENRPLGFDSGAVKLEFQNIERDITRQLGQFNPVGQIMRRMCKEYRMVIRMLEARGTPDFGLISQELYGAASDAFHAGDPTLSDLGMMLSDYLNNIAGRGDLKDEPKILTAKDAVAMLQTRLNRTFGEAEETIRVFESDGIVADAAAGADYIKIRSDAMFNERDVRALEVHEGLVHVGTTLNGQNQPICTFLSKGPPSSTVTQEGLAILMEIIGFASYPSRLRKLTNRTRAIHMAEEGADFLQVFEFYREQGFGMSESYGNASRVFRGSVPNGLPFTKDLSYLKGFIMVYNYIQLAVRKGKLEQVPLLFCGKTTLEDMRTLRQLVDEGLVVPPKYLPDQFRDMNALSAWMCFSNFLNHLSLDRIEADYSNIL; this is translated from the coding sequence GTGGACGAATACCAACAGACTATTCGCACGTTGTCCGATCGTATCGTGGTGGCGCAGACGCCGATCCGCGTCCTCGATGCCGTGAAATGGGATGACAACATCCGCAAGACTTTCCTCGACGGCAAGGGCAAGCACCTGCCGGAAGTGGATCGCGCGTACTACGAGAATCGCCCACTGGGATTTGATTCTGGCGCGGTGAAGCTGGAGTTCCAGAACATCGAGCGTGACATCACTCGGCAGCTGGGTCAGTTCAACCCGGTCGGGCAGATCATGCGCCGCATGTGCAAAGAGTACCGGATGGTCATCCGCATGCTCGAGGCGCGCGGCACCCCGGACTTCGGCCTGATCTCTCAGGAGTTGTACGGCGCGGCGTCCGATGCTTTCCACGCCGGTGATCCGACGCTGTCCGACCTCGGCATGATGCTCTCCGATTACCTGAACAACATCGCCGGTCGCGGTGACCTCAAGGATGAGCCAAAAATCCTGACGGCTAAAGACGCCGTTGCCATGCTGCAGACCCGGCTCAATCGCACGTTCGGTGAAGCCGAAGAGACGATCCGGGTGTTCGAATCCGACGGCATCGTGGCCGACGCTGCAGCTGGCGCCGATTACATCAAGATCCGCAGCGATGCGATGTTCAACGAGCGCGACGTGCGGGCGCTGGAGGTCCACGAAGGCCTGGTCCACGTCGGCACCACGCTTAATGGGCAGAACCAGCCGATCTGCACCTTCCTGTCCAAAGGCCCGCCCTCGTCGACGGTGACCCAGGAAGGCCTGGCGATTCTGATGGAGATCATCGGTTTTGCGTCCTACCCGAGCCGCCTGCGCAAGCTGACCAATCGTACGCGCGCCATACATATGGCCGAGGAGGGCGCCGACTTTTTGCAGGTGTTCGAGTTCTATCGTGAGCAGGGCTTTGGCATGTCGGAAAGCTACGGCAACGCCAGTCGGGTATTCCGCGGCTCGGTGCCGAATGGGCTGCCATTCACCAAGGATCTGTCCTACCTCAAGGGCTTTATCATGGTCTACAACTACATTCAGTTGGCCGTGAGAAAGGGCAAGTTGGAGCAGGTGCCGCTGCTGTTCTGCGGCAAGACCACGCTGGAGGACATGCGCACGTTGCGCCAGTTGGTGGACGAAGGTCTGGTGGTACCGCCCAAGTACCTGCCCGACCAGTTCCGCGACATGAATGCGCTGTCGGCGTGGATGTGCTTCTCCAACTTCCTCAACCACCTGAGCCTGGACCGGATCGAAGCGGATTATTCGAATATTCTGTGA
- a CDS encoding alpha/beta hydrolase produces the protein MKRLLALLVVISLSGCSELLFYPERGLPLTPDKAHLAWRDVTLTAADGTRLNAWFLPAKPGVPVKGTVLHLHGNGGNMAWHLAGSWWLPEQGYQVLLVDYRGYGRSEGEPSLPAIYQDIDAAFDWLNTAPDVQGKPLVVLGQSIGGALAVHYLSEHPQQRARVKALVLDGVPASYREVARYTLGTSWLTWAFKRPLSWVIPDGDSAINGMPQLEGTPMLLFQSLDDTQVPLHNGISLYKAAPPPRVLQLTRGPHVQTFGDPTWREVMVRYLDDPQHFNGLRRLGEIPNYPDPQTGKAAPSSQP, from the coding sequence TTGAAGCGTCTTCTTGCCTTGCTTGTGGTCATCTCCCTCAGCGGCTGCAGCGAATTGCTGTTCTACCCGGAACGCGGTCTGCCATTGACGCCAGATAAAGCGCACCTGGCCTGGCGCGATGTCACCCTCACGGCGGCCGACGGCACCCGCCTGAATGCGTGGTTTCTGCCGGCCAAGCCTGGCGTGCCGGTGAAGGGAACGGTGCTGCACCTGCATGGCAACGGCGGCAACATGGCCTGGCATCTGGCGGGTAGCTGGTGGTTGCCGGAGCAGGGCTATCAAGTGCTGCTGGTGGACTATCGCGGCTATGGCCGGTCCGAAGGTGAGCCAAGTCTGCCGGCCATTTATCAGGACATCGACGCGGCGTTCGACTGGCTGAACACTGCGCCCGACGTGCAGGGCAAACCGCTGGTGGTACTCGGCCAAAGCATCGGCGGGGCGCTGGCCGTGCATTACCTGTCCGAACATCCGCAGCAGCGAGCGCGGGTCAAGGCGCTGGTGCTCGATGGCGTGCCGGCGAGCTACCGCGAGGTCGCGCGGTATACCCTCGGCACCTCGTGGCTGACTTGGGCTTTCAAGAGGCCGCTGTCGTGGGTGATCCCCGACGGCGACAGCGCCATCAACGGCATGCCCCAGCTCGAGGGCACGCCGATGCTGCTGTTCCAGAGCCTGGACGACACGCAAGTGCCGCTGCACAACGGCATCAGCCTGTATAAGGCCGCACCACCACCGCGTGTGCTGCAACTGACCCGCGGGCCGCACGTGCAGACGTTCGGCGACCCTACCTGGCGCGAGGTGATGGTTCGCTACCTGGATGATCCGCAGCACTTCAACGGGTTGCGCAGGCTGGGGGAAATTCCGAATTATCCTGATCCTCAAACCGGCAAGGCGGCTCCGTCGTCTCAACCGTGA
- a CDS encoding OmpA family protein yields the protein MRKQVLIPALLALSVGLAACSSQPNVNLEQARTNYSALQSNPKSTELAALETKDASEWLDKADAAYRNNDDQKKVDQLAYLTNQRVELAKQTINLKTAENDLKGAAAQRAQARLDARDAQIKALQNSLNAKQTERGTLVTFGDVLFDLNKAELKSSGLVNVNKLAQFLQENPDRKVIVEGYTDSTGSAAYNDSLSERRANSVRMALIKMGVGPERIVAQGYGKEYPVADNASASGRAMNRRVEVTISNDNQPVAPRSSMK from the coding sequence ATGCGTAAACAAGTACTTATCCCTGCCCTGCTGGCTTTGAGCGTTGGTCTGGCGGCATGCTCGTCGCAACCGAACGTGAACCTGGAGCAAGCCCGCACCAACTACTCCGCGCTGCAAAGCAATCCGAAATCCACCGAGCTGGCTGCGCTGGAAACCAAAGACGCCAGCGAGTGGCTGGACAAGGCTGACGCTGCGTACCGCAACAATGATGATCAGAAGAAGGTCGATCAGTTGGCCTACCTGACCAATCAGCGCGTTGAACTGGCCAAGCAGACCATCAACCTGAAGACCGCTGAGAATGATCTGAAAGGCGCTGCGGCCCAGCGTGCGCAAGCGCGTCTGGATGCTCGCGATGCTCAGATCAAGGCCCTGCAGAACAGCCTGAACGCCAAGCAGACCGAACGCGGTACGCTGGTGACTTTTGGCGACGTACTGTTTGACCTGAACAAGGCTGAGCTCAAGTCATCCGGTCTGGTCAACGTCAACAAGCTGGCCCAGTTCCTACAAGAAAACCCTGATCGCAAGGTCATCGTTGAAGGCTACACCGACAGCACCGGCTCGGCTGCCTACAACGATTCGCTGTCCGAGCGCCGCGCCAACTCCGTGCGCATGGCGCTGATCAAGATGGGCGTAGGCCCGGAGCGTATCGTTGCTCAGGGTTACGGCAAGGAATACCCGGTGGCTGACAACGCCAGCGCCTCGGGCCGTGCGATGAACCGTCGTGTGGAAGTCACCATCTCCAACGACAACCAGCCAGTAGCACCGCGCTCTTCCATGAAGTAA
- a CDS encoding DUF4398 domain-containing protein: protein MELTTMNTSTAKPTFNRLRGLKMAALALGTSVLLAGCAGNPPSEQYAVTQSAVNAAVTAGATEYAAVEMKSAQDKFKQAELAMQEKKYDEARKYAEQAEWDARVAERKAQAAKAQKAVQDARQGVNELREEGMRQVQPVTQ from the coding sequence ATGGAGTTGACCACCATGAACACCAGCACTGCCAAACCAACGTTCAATCGCCTGCGCGGGCTGAAGATGGCTGCACTGGCACTGGGCACCAGCGTTCTTCTGGCTGGTTGCGCAGGTAATCCTCCAAGCGAGCAGTACGCCGTGACCCAATCGGCCGTCAATGCCGCTGTCACCGCCGGCGCTACCGAATACGCCGCTGTTGAAATGAAGTCCGCCCAGGACAAGTTCAAGCAAGCCGAACTGGCGATGCAGGAAAAGAAATACGACGAAGCTCGTAAATACGCCGAACAGGCCGAGTGGGATGCACGTGTAGCCGAGCGTAAGGCTCAGGCCGCGAAGGCACAGAAAGCAGTGCAGGACGCTCGTCAAGGCGTCAATGAGTTGCGTGAAGAAGGCATGCGTCAGGTTCAGCCTGTCACTCAGTAA
- a CDS encoding pilin assembly protein — protein MKIRELAEQWEQNAKGRLTETAYAIHLDVEAAARLAAIAEMYPKRTPEELLGELIGAALEELEASFPYVRGQHVVATDEEGNPLYEDVGPTPRFLELSRRHLQEISDREGS, from the coding sequence ATGAAGATCCGAGAGCTCGCCGAACAGTGGGAACAGAACGCCAAGGGCCGTCTGACCGAGACCGCCTACGCTATTCATTTGGATGTCGAGGCTGCCGCGCGGCTGGCGGCGATCGCCGAGATGTACCCCAAGCGCACGCCCGAGGAGTTGCTCGGCGAGTTGATCGGCGCGGCGCTGGAGGAACTGGAGGCGAGCTTCCCATACGTGCGCGGCCAGCATGTCGTTGCCACCGATGAGGAAGGCAACCCGCTTTACGAAGACGTCGGCCCCACGCCTCGGTTTCTCGAACTGTCTCGGCGCCACCTTCAGGAAATATCCGATCGGGAAGGCTCTTGA
- the ppc gene encoding phosphoenolpyruvate carboxylase codes for MADIDARLREDVHLLGELLGNTIRDQHGADFLEKIERIRKSAKADRHASTQGTEQLSSSLEGLGEDELLPVARAFNQFLNLANIAEQYQLIHRRDDSKPQPFESRVLPELLERLKQAGQTPEALARQLTTLEIELVLTAHPTEVARRTLIQKYDAIAAQLAALDHRDLNRHEREQITERLQRLIAEAWHTEEIRRVRPTPVDEAKWGFAVIENSLWQAIPNYLRKADQALHAATGLHLPLEAAPIRFASWMGGDRDGNPNVTAAVTREVLLLARWMAADLYLRDVDQLAAELSMQQASPALMEAAGDSAEPYRSVLKQLRERLRATRNWAHASLSVTQVAPEDVLHDNRELLEPLQLCFDSLHECGMGVIADGPLLDCLRRAVTFGLFLVKLDVRQDSTRHSSAMSEITEYLGLGRYDEWDEPTRIDFLLRELDNKRPLLPAHFSPEADTAEVLATCREVAAAPAASLGSYVISMAGAASDVLTVQLLLKEAGLQRSMRVVPLFETLADLDNAGPVIEQLLSIPAYRRSLEGPQEVMIGYSDSAKDAGTTAAAWAQYRAQEKLVEICRAQEVELLLFHGRGGTVGRGGGPAHAAILSQPPGSVAGRFRTTEQGEMIRFKFGLPDIAEQNLNLYLAAVLEATLQPPPMPQPAWRQVMDELAADGVKAYRAVVREDPEFVEYFRQATPEQELGRLPLGSRPAKRREGGVESLRAIPWIFAWTQTRLMLPAWLGWENALSKALERGQGDLLAEMREQWPFFRTRIDMLEMVLAKADSDIAQLYDERLVEPKLLHLGGHLRGLLSQACDVVLGLTGQSRLLAHSPETLKFISLRNTYLDPLHLLQAELLARSRQQEASLDSPLVQALLVSVAGIAAGLRNTG; via the coding sequence ATGGCTGATATCGATGCACGATTGCGCGAGGACGTTCACCTGCTGGGTGAGCTGTTGGGCAACACCATTCGTGATCAGCACGGTGCTGATTTCCTCGAGAAGATCGAGCGCATCCGTAAAAGCGCGAAGGCAGACCGACACGCGTCGACTCAAGGCACTGAGCAGCTTAGCTCCAGTCTTGAGGGTCTGGGCGAAGATGAGTTGCTGCCGGTCGCGCGTGCGTTTAACCAATTCCTCAATCTGGCGAACATCGCCGAGCAATATCAGCTGATTCATCGTCGCGATGACAGCAAGCCGCAGCCGTTTGAATCCCGCGTGCTGCCTGAGCTGCTGGAACGCCTGAAGCAGGCCGGGCAGACGCCAGAGGCGCTGGCGCGGCAATTGACCACGCTGGAAATCGAGCTGGTGCTCACCGCGCACCCCACCGAAGTCGCGCGGCGCACGCTGATTCAGAAGTACGACGCCATCGCTGCGCAACTGGCCGCCCTTGATCATCGCGATTTGAATCGCCACGAGCGTGAGCAGATCACCGAGCGCTTGCAGCGACTCATTGCCGAGGCGTGGCACACCGAAGAAATCCGCCGCGTTCGCCCCACCCCTGTCGACGAGGCGAAGTGGGGGTTTGCGGTCATCGAGAATTCCCTGTGGCAAGCGATTCCCAACTACCTGCGCAAGGCCGATCAGGCGCTGCACGCCGCGACCGGCCTGCACCTGCCGTTGGAAGCGGCGCCGATTCGCTTCGCTTCCTGGATGGGCGGTGACCGCGACGGTAACCCCAATGTGACCGCCGCTGTCACCCGTGAAGTGTTGCTACTGGCGCGCTGGATGGCCGCCGATTTGTACTTGCGCGACGTCGATCAACTGGCCGCCGAGTTGTCGATGCAGCAAGCCAGCCCTGCGCTGATGGAAGCGGCGGGCGACAGCGCCGAACCTTACCGCAGTGTTCTGAAACAGCTGCGCGAGCGGCTTCGGGCCACGCGCAACTGGGCCCATGCCTCATTGAGTGTCACCCAGGTCGCACCGGAAGACGTTTTGCACGACAACCGCGAGCTGCTCGAGCCGCTGCAACTGTGTTTCGACTCACTGCATGAATGCGGCATGGGGGTGATCGCTGATGGCCCGCTGCTCGACTGTTTGCGCCGCGCGGTGACCTTTGGCCTGTTCCTGGTGAAGCTCGACGTGCGCCAGGATTCCACGCGGCACAGCTCGGCCATGAGCGAGATCACCGAATACCTCGGGCTCGGCCGCTATGACGAGTGGGATGAGCCGACCCGCATCGACTTCCTGCTGCGAGAACTGGACAACAAGCGCCCGCTGCTGCCCGCGCATTTCAGCCCTGAAGCGGACACCGCCGAAGTGTTGGCGACCTGCCGTGAAGTAGCGGCTGCGCCGGCGGCGTCGCTGGGGTCGTATGTGATTTCCATGGCCGGCGCGGCCTCCGATGTGCTCACCGTTCAACTGTTATTGAAGGAAGCCGGGCTGCAGCGCTCCATGCGCGTCGTGCCGCTGTTCGAAACCCTCGCCGACCTGGACAACGCCGGCCCGGTGATTGAGCAGCTGTTGAGCATTCCGGCCTACCGCCGAAGCCTGGAAGGTCCGCAGGAAGTCATGATCGGTTACTCGGATTCGGCCAAGGACGCCGGCACCACCGCCGCGGCCTGGGCGCAGTACCGGGCGCAGGAAAAACTGGTTGAGATCTGCCGCGCGCAAGAGGTTGAGCTGCTGCTGTTCCACGGTCGCGGCGGTACGGTCGGTCGAGGCGGCGGCCCTGCCCACGCAGCGATTCTGTCGCAGCCGCCCGGCTCGGTGGCGGGGCGTTTCCGGACCACCGAACAGGGCGAGATGATCCGCTTCAAATTCGGCCTGCCGGACATCGCCGAGCAGAACCTCAACCTGTATCTGGCCGCGGTCCTGGAGGCCACGCTGCAACCGCCGCCGATGCCGCAACCGGCCTGGCGCCAAGTGATGGACGAACTGGCGGCAGATGGCGTGAAAGCCTACCGCGCCGTGGTGCGGGAAGACCCGGAGTTCGTCGAATACTTCCGTCAGGCCACGCCGGAACAGGAATTGGGACGCTTGCCCTTGGGCAGCCGACCGGCCAAGCGCCGCGAAGGCGGGGTCGAAAGTCTGCGCGCGATTCCGTGGATTTTTGCCTGGACCCAGACGCGCCTCATGCTGCCCGCATGGCTGGGCTGGGAAAACGCGTTGAGCAAGGCGCTGGAGCGCGGTCAGGGCGATCTGCTCGCCGAGATGCGTGAACAATGGCCGTTCTTCCGCACCCGCATCGACATGCTGGAAATGGTGCTGGCCAAGGCCGACAGTGACATCGCCCAGCTCTACGACGAACGTCTGGTGGAGCCGAAACTGCTGCATTTGGGGGGGCATTTGCGCGGCCTATTGTCGCAGGCGTGTGACGTGGTTCTTGGCCTTACGGGTCAGTCCCGGCTGTTGGCCCATAGCCCTGAAACGCTGAAGTTCATCAGCCTGCGCAACACCTACCTCGACCCGCTTCATTTATTGCAGGCGGAGTTGCTGGCACGCTCCCGCCAGCAGGAAGCGAGTCTGGACAGTCCGCTGGTGCAGGCGCTGCTGGTGTCTGTCGCAGGCATTGCCGCCGGATTGCGCAACACCGGCTGA
- the adk gene encoding adenylate kinase has product MRVILLGAPGAGKGTQAKFITEKFNIPQISTGDMLRAAVKAGTELGLQAKSVMDSGGLVSDDLIIGLIKDRLSEPDCAGGCLFDGFPRTIPQAEALKKAGLAIDHVIEIKVDDEEIVKRISGRRVHEGSGRVYHTLYNPPKVDGVDDVTGEPLVQRKDDVEATVRHRLSVYHSQTKPLVDFYTKLQTQDGTPKCSHIEGVGTVEQITAKVLEALS; this is encoded by the coding sequence ATGCGCGTGATTCTGCTGGGAGCTCCCGGGGCCGGCAAAGGTACTCAGGCAAAGTTCATCACTGAGAAATTCAACATTCCGCAGATTTCCACCGGCGACATGCTGCGCGCTGCGGTCAAGGCCGGTACCGAGCTGGGCCTGCAAGCCAAAAGCGTCATGGACAGCGGCGGCCTGGTCTCCGATGACCTGATCATCGGCCTGATCAAGGATCGCCTGTCCGAGCCTGATTGCGCTGGCGGTTGCCTGTTCGACGGCTTCCCGCGCACCATTCCTCAGGCAGAAGCCCTGAAGAAAGCCGGCCTGGCCATCGATCACGTCATCGAGATCAAGGTCGATGACGAAGAGATCGTCAAGCGCATCTCCGGTCGCCGCGTTCACGAAGGCTCCGGCCGCGTTTACCACACCCTGTACAACCCGCCGAAGGTTGACGGTGTGGACGACGTTACCGGCGAGCCACTGGTTCAGCGCAAGGACGACGTCGAAGCCACTGTTCGCCATCGCCTGTCGGTCTACCACTCTCAGACCAAGCCGCTGGTAGATTTCTACACCAAGCTGCAGACGCAGGACGGCACACCGAAGTGCAGCCACATCGAAGGCGTGGGCACGGTCGAGCAGATCACCGCCAAGGTGCTTGAAGCCCTGAGCTGA
- the tsaB gene encoding tRNA (adenosine(37)-N6)-threonylcarbamoyltransferase complex dimerization subunit type 1 TsaB — translation MTTLLALDTATEACSVALLHDGKVLTHYEVIPRLHAQKLLPMIKALLAEAGIGLSALDAIAFGRGPGAFTGVRIAIGVVQGLAFGLDRPVLPVSNLAALAQRALREQGATQVAAAIDARMDEVYWGCYHEVAGEMKPVGEEAVMAPELAALPGAATGDWFGAGTGWGYAERIAAVVSARDATLLPHAQDLLTLGTFAWHRGEAIVADNAQPVYLRDKVATPKAR, via the coding sequence ATGACCACCTTGCTGGCCCTGGACACCGCCACTGAAGCCTGTTCAGTCGCTTTGCTGCATGACGGCAAAGTGCTGACTCATTACGAGGTGATCCCGCGCCTGCACGCGCAAAAACTCCTGCCGATGATCAAGGCCTTGCTGGCCGAGGCGGGCATTGGCCTGTCGGCGCTGGACGCCATCGCATTCGGCCGGGGCCCGGGCGCGTTTACGGGCGTGCGCATCGCCATCGGGGTGGTGCAGGGGCTGGCCTTCGGTCTGGATCGCCCGGTGCTGCCGGTCTCAAACCTCGCGGCCCTCGCGCAACGGGCCTTGCGTGAGCAGGGCGCCACTCAGGTCGCGGCCGCCATCGACGCGCGGATGGACGAAGTCTATTGGGGTTGCTACCACGAAGTGGCGGGAGAGATGAAGCCGGTGGGTGAAGAGGCGGTCATGGCGCCGGAGCTGGCCGCTTTGCCAGGCGCTGCAACGGGCGACTGGTTCGGCGCCGGCACAGGCTGGGGTTATGCCGAGCGTATTGCCGCCGTTGTCAGTGCCCGGGACGCCACACTGTTGCCCCACGCGCAGGACTTGCTGACCCTCGGTACGTTCGCCTGGCACCGTGGCGAAGCCATCGTCGCCGACAACGCCCAACCTGTTTACCTGCGCGATAAAGTCGCCACGCCCAAGGCGCGCTGA
- a CDS encoding DUF72 domain-containing protein, with protein MNLAHPPYYIGCPSWSEKAWRESLYPPDAPDLDLLGLYAQVFNAVEGNTTFYARPKPEIVQRWADALPEHFRFSAKIPRDISHAGDLREHLGAVEDFLQLLAPLGSRLEPLWLQLSASFGPHRLNELGAFIDALEGRPLAVEVRNMAFFTKGEDERQLNRLLRDRGVERICLDSRPLFSCVSSEPAVLHAQSKKPKVPPRPAALTSFPQVRFIGGPDEAINEGFIVQWAEKVAGWIEEGRTPSVFLHTPDNIASPQLARRFHRQLMTLLPGLPDLPQLDRGRQVEQLGLL; from the coding sequence TTGAACCTCGCCCACCCGCCTTACTACATCGGTTGCCCGTCCTGGAGCGAAAAAGCCTGGCGTGAGTCCCTGTACCCGCCGGACGCCCCAGACCTGGATTTGCTTGGGTTGTACGCGCAGGTCTTCAATGCCGTCGAAGGCAACACCACGTTCTACGCCCGTCCCAAACCCGAGATCGTCCAGCGTTGGGCGGACGCCTTGCCCGAGCACTTCCGCTTCAGCGCCAAAATTCCCCGTGACATCAGCCATGCCGGCGACCTGCGCGAGCACTTGGGCGCGGTGGAGGATTTCCTGCAACTGCTGGCGCCATTGGGGTCGAGGCTTGAACCGCTGTGGCTGCAGCTATCGGCCAGTTTCGGCCCCCATCGACTGAATGAGCTGGGCGCGTTCATTGATGCGCTGGAAGGCCGGCCGCTGGCGGTGGAAGTGCGCAACATGGCGTTTTTCACCAAGGGCGAAGACGAGCGCCAGCTCAACCGCCTGTTGCGCGACCGCGGCGTCGAGCGCATCTGTCTGGATTCCCGGCCGCTGTTCAGTTGCGTTTCCAGTGAGCCTGCCGTGCTTCATGCGCAATCGAAGAAGCCCAAAGTGCCGCCGCGGCCGGCGGCGCTGACGTCCTTTCCCCAAGTGCGCTTTATTGGCGGGCCGGATGAGGCGATCAACGAAGGCTTCATCGTGCAATGGGCGGAAAAGGTGGCCGGCTGGATCGAGGAGGGGCGTACGCCCTCGGTGTTCCTGCACACCCCTGACAACATCGCCTCGCCCCAACTGGCCCGTCGTTTTCACCGTCAGTTGATGACCCTGCTGCCGGGCCTGCCCGATCTGCCGCAACTCGATCGCGGTCGGCAAGTGGAGCAACTCGGGCTGCTCTGA
- a CDS encoding extensin-like domain-containing protein, with protein sequence MRGSTLFLLLILIGAAVAVSIWRGWLPVADRWNPWAPLNVQDEPNLITPFKLWRLQEDPALCEAALHTSTLRYTHQADSAADAKCPLTNTLRIQGGDVALSSSFLSSCRLAVAYALFDIHQLQPAAQAVFGQKVARVDHLGSFACRNIYNRSEGRLSQHATANALDIAGFRLADGRRISVLKDWKDDGDEGRFLRLVRDGACQQFNTVLSPDYNAAHRNHFHLDMGRWRVCR encoded by the coding sequence ATGCGCGGCTCGACCCTCTTTCTTCTACTGATTTTGATCGGCGCGGCGGTCGCGGTATCGATCTGGCGTGGCTGGTTGCCTGTCGCTGACCGCTGGAACCCGTGGGCGCCGTTGAATGTGCAGGACGAGCCCAATCTCATTACGCCGTTCAAGCTCTGGCGATTGCAGGAGGATCCGGCGTTGTGCGAGGCCGCGCTGCACACCTCGACCCTGCGTTACACGCACCAGGCCGACAGTGCCGCCGACGCCAAATGCCCGCTGACCAACACCTTGCGGATCCAGGGCGGCGACGTCGCGCTGAGCAGCAGTTTTCTGTCCAGTTGTCGCCTGGCGGTGGCGTATGCGCTGTTCGATATTCATCAACTGCAGCCAGCGGCCCAGGCCGTATTCGGGCAAAAGGTCGCGCGGGTCGATCACCTCGGCAGCTTTGCCTGCCGCAACATCTACAACCGCAGCGAAGGCCGCCTGAGCCAGCACGCCACCGCCAACGCGCTGGACATCGCCGGATTTCGCCTGGCAGACGGGCGCCGGATTTCGGTGCTCAAGGACTGGAAAGACGACGGCGACGAGGGGCGTTTTCTGCGGTTGGTGCGGGATGGCGCCTGCCAGCAATTCAATACGGTGCTGAGCCCGGACTACAACGCCGCGCACCGAAACCACTTTCACCTGGACATGGGACGCTGGCGGGTGTGTCGCTAA
- a CDS encoding energy transducer TonB gives MSDIQQTSSIGYLTYAGDYSVRNTQTLSGVTQLWQDAFARAMAQQVDDNAGETPEYSAVAATDNQTGEPIAGATALDKIVEQRECPVQDKEIAPPEPLFLPIAEFEWDLADKPAKPFTALEMIEQQRNLEFDDNWVRPTVLNPYDDSVEPGPGPQPRPLFLPIAEFEWNLADKPATPFSTEEMTEQQRHLAFDNGWARPIVLQNLRLAA, from the coding sequence ATGTCAGACATTCAGCAAACCTCCTCGATAGGCTATTTGACGTACGCAGGCGACTACAGCGTACGCAATACCCAAACCCTGAGCGGCGTCACGCAGCTCTGGCAGGACGCGTTTGCTCGTGCGATGGCTCAACAGGTCGATGACAACGCAGGCGAAACCCCGGAATACAGCGCCGTTGCCGCGACGGACAACCAGACCGGCGAGCCGATTGCCGGTGCTACCGCGCTGGACAAGATCGTCGAGCAACGTGAATGCCCGGTTCAGGACAAGGAAATCGCGCCGCCGGAGCCGCTGTTCCTGCCGATCGCCGAGTTCGAATGGGACCTGGCCGACAAGCCCGCCAAGCCGTTCACCGCGTTGGAAATGATCGAGCAGCAGCGCAACCTCGAATTCGATGACAACTGGGTTCGCCCGACCGTCCTCAACCCGTACGATGACAGCGTAGAACCCGGCCCGGGCCCTCAGCCTCGCCCACTGTTCCTGCCGATTGCCGAGTTCGAGTGGAACCTGGCCGACAAGCCTGCGACGCCTTTCAGCACTGAAGAAATGACCGAGCAGCAGCGTCATCTGGCCTTCGATAACGGCTGGGCGCGGCCGATTGTGCTGCAGAACCTTCGTCTCGCGGCCTGA